One stretch of Brevibacillus laterosporus DNA includes these proteins:
- a CDS encoding IS1182 family transposase, protein MIQKQQSMIFSPFIAIYDVVVPKDNLLRKINELMDFSFVYDELKDKYCLDNGRKAIDPIRMFKYLLLKSIYDLSDVDLVERSKYDMSFKYFLHMVPEEKVIEASSLTKFRKLRLKDINLLDMLINKTVQIAIEKGIIKSKAIIVDATHTKARYNQKSPKEILTDRSKKLRKAVYTIDENMKQKFPAKTTSNVLEDEIDYCQKLIDVIEKEGNISEYPKVKEQLNLLKETVTDDLEQLQISEDPDAKLGHKSADSSFFGYKTHLAMSEERIITAATITSGEKSDGKQLQTLIEKSIEADMEIETVIGDTAYSEKDNIIYSKKNEIKLVSKLNPLVTQGNRKKEDEFEFNKDAGMYVCKAGHMAVRKARQGKKGVGKNQTDTYYFDIEKCKQCPLKEDCYKDGAKSKSYSVSIKSSEHTEQAKFQESEYFKEKSKERYKIEAKNSELKHRHGYDVASSSGLIGMELQGAMAIFTVNLKRILKLMD, encoded by the coding sequence ATGATTCAAAAACAACAATCAATGATCTTCAGTCCATTTATAGCTATATATGATGTAGTCGTTCCGAAGGATAATTTGTTACGAAAAATCAACGAACTTATGGACTTCTCTTTTGTGTATGACGAGCTTAAGGATAAATACTGCCTAGATAATGGTCGTAAAGCTATTGATCCTATTCGTATGTTTAAATATTTATTGTTGAAGTCTATTTATGATTTGTCTGATGTAGATTTGGTTGAACGTTCGAAATATGACATGTCATTTAAGTATTTTCTCCATATGGTACCAGAGGAGAAAGTGATAGAAGCGAGTTCTTTAACCAAATTTCGAAAGCTACGTTTAAAAGACATTAACCTTCTAGATATGCTTATTAATAAAACAGTTCAAATCGCTATTGAAAAGGGGATTATCAAAAGTAAAGCTATTATTGTTGATGCTACTCATACGAAAGCTCGCTATAATCAAAAATCTCCGAAGGAGATCCTCACGGATCGATCAAAGAAATTAAGAAAAGCCGTCTACACAATAGATGAAAATATGAAGCAGAAGTTCCCTGCTAAAACAACATCCAATGTATTAGAGGATGAAATAGACTACTGTCAAAAGCTCATTGACGTAATCGAAAAAGAAGGCAATATCTCCGAGTATCCAAAAGTAAAAGAACAGTTAAATCTACTGAAAGAAACTGTCACTGATGACCTCGAACAGTTGCAAATCTCAGAAGATCCTGATGCAAAACTTGGTCATAAAAGTGCAGATTCCTCGTTTTTTGGCTACAAAACACACTTGGCAATGAGTGAAGAAAGGATAATCACAGCCGCAACAATTACTTCTGGAGAAAAAAGTGATGGAAAGCAATTACAAACGTTGATTGAGAAAAGTATAGAAGCTGACATGGAGATTGAAACAGTTATCGGTGATACAGCTTATTCGGAAAAAGATAATATTATTTACAGTAAAAAGAATGAAATCAAACTAGTTTCTAAATTAAACCCTCTCGTTACGCAAGGGAATCGTAAAAAGGAAGATGAATTTGAATTTAATAAGGATGCCGGGATGTATGTGTGTAAAGCAGGACATATGGCAGTCCGTAAAGCTCGACAAGGGAAAAAAGGTGTAGGGAAAAATCAAACGGATACGTATTACTTTGATATTGAGAAATGCAAGCAATGTCCATTGAAAGAGGATTGTTATAAAGACGGAGCAAAAAGCAAAAGTTACTCAGTGAGTATTAAATCCAGTGAACATACTGAACAGGCAAAATTCCAAGAGAGTGAGTACTTTAAAGAAAAATCAAAGGAAAGATATAAAATTGAAGCGAAAAACAGTGAGCTAAAACACAGACACGGGTATGATGTGGCATCATCTTCGGGTCTTATTGGCATGGAGTTACAAGGGGCAATGGCTATATTCACTGTAAACTTAAAAAGAATATTGAAATTAATGGATTAA
- a CDS encoding DHA2 family efflux MFS transporter permease subunit: MELTKENESTKHRGLLIVGLLVAMFFASLDNTIVGTAMPRIVGELGGLGVMTWLTIAYMLASTTVVPIAGKLADLVGRKSVYVTGIVIFLVGSALCGMAQSMTQLIIFRGIQGLGGGVMMPMAMIIIGDIFTGSQRAKWQGVFGAVFGLSSIIGPQVGGWIVDASNWRWVFYINMPVGILAVILISLGLKNKKLEGPVKIDIAGIFTMIVGVVSLLLALTFGGKDYPWGSWQIVSLFVISAVFLISFVIVESKTSEPILPMYLFKNKTFSILNGIGFLMSVGMFGAIMFVPLFMQGIIGMSPSQSGTMMIPMMVSMMVASILGGQLVRKIGVKTQIIIGMIIMGVGFWLLSTMGIDTTKLVAMGFMATLGLGMGLVMPILTLALQESFPKSQLGVVTSSSQFFRQIGGTFGMAVLGAIMNYRSTNLLTDKLVPTLEKLPPEAGGLVQQFEGMIKESPQGVYSMLLSPETLEKIPTAIQNMIVPVLKTTLVDALHSVFLFGFIFVVLGALLSFFMGKIKLSDSKKEQTEG, from the coding sequence ATGGAGCTAACTAAAGAAAATGAAAGTACAAAACATCGCGGACTTTTAATTGTTGGTCTTTTAGTTGCTATGTTTTTCGCTTCACTTGATAATACAATTGTTGGTACTGCCATGCCACGAATTGTTGGTGAACTTGGGGGATTAGGTGTCATGACCTGGCTTACAATAGCCTACATGCTTGCGTCCACTACTGTTGTTCCTATCGCAGGGAAGTTAGCGGATTTGGTAGGACGAAAATCCGTGTATGTTACAGGGATTGTTATATTCTTGGTAGGTTCTGCTCTTTGTGGAATGGCACAATCAATGACCCAATTAATCATCTTCCGTGGAATTCAAGGGTTAGGCGGAGGCGTAATGATGCCGATGGCAATGATTATTATCGGTGATATTTTTACAGGTTCCCAAAGAGCAAAATGGCAAGGAGTTTTCGGGGCTGTTTTTGGATTGTCTTCTATCATTGGTCCTCAAGTTGGAGGATGGATTGTCGATGCATCCAATTGGCGATGGGTGTTTTATATTAATATGCCTGTTGGTATTCTTGCAGTCATTTTAATTAGTTTGGGACTTAAAAATAAAAAATTAGAAGGACCAGTTAAAATAGACATTGCTGGAATTTTTACCATGATTGTTGGCGTTGTCAGTTTGCTTCTTGCCTTGACATTTGGAGGAAAGGATTATCCTTGGGGTTCATGGCAGATTGTCTCTCTTTTTGTCATTTCTGCGGTGTTTCTCATTAGCTTTGTTATCGTTGAATCTAAAACAAGCGAACCGATTTTACCTATGTATTTATTTAAAAATAAGACTTTTTCCATTTTAAATGGTATTGGATTCCTAATGTCTGTAGGAATGTTTGGTGCCATTATGTTTGTTCCTCTTTTTATGCAAGGGATAATAGGAATGAGTCCATCACAATCTGGAACGATGATGATTCCCATGATGGTATCAATGATGGTTGCAAGTATTCTTGGAGGTCAGTTAGTTAGAAAGATTGGAGTAAAAACACAAATTATTATTGGTATGATTATAATGGGAGTAGGCTTTTGGTTATTATCAACAATGGGGATTGACACTACAAAATTAGTGGCAATGGGCTTTATGGCAACACTTGGCTTAGGTATGGGCTTAGTAATGCCAATTCTAACCCTTGCGTTACAAGAGAGTTTTCCAAAATCACAATTAGGTGTTGTTACATCATCCAGTCAATTTTTCCGCCAAATCGGTGGGACATTTGGAATGGCAGTTTTGGGAGCAATTATGAATTACCGTTCAACAAATTTACTGACAGACAAATTAGTTCCAACATTAGAAAAGCTTCCACCAGAAGCAGGTGGGTTAGTACAACAATTTGAAGGAATGATTAAAGAGTCACCTCAAGGGGTCTATTCGATGTTGCTTAGTCCAGAAACATTAGAAAAAATTCCTACTGCAATTCAAAATATGATAGTCCCTGTTCTAAAAACAACATTAGTTGATGCATTGCATAGCGTATTTCTTTTCGGCTTCATATTTGTAGTATTGGGAGCCCTTTTATCTTTCTTTATGGGGAAAATTAAGCTATCTGATTCTAAAAAAGAACAAACAGAAGGATGA
- a CDS encoding GTP pyrophosphokinase family protein, whose product MEDVQRWSHFLLPYKFALDELKTKINIMAEEAKYLNDYNPIEHIKTRIKSPESIMAKLERKNIVPSLLSSKSHLFDIAGMRIVCSFVNDIYDIYDQLINRKDIKIMEVKDYIKCPKPNGYQSLHLIVQIPVTLSHGIENVYAEIQLRTLAMDFWASLEHKIYYKYDKRIPNYLEKDLLEASQTAKLMDEKMMSIHDEVKNLH is encoded by the coding sequence ATGGAAGATGTGCAAAGATGGAGTCACTTCTTATTACCCTATAAATTCGCATTAGATGAACTGAAAACGAAAATTAATATTATGGCTGAAGAAGCAAAATATTTAAATGATTACAATCCAATTGAACATATTAAAACGAGAATTAAAAGTCCGGAAAGTATAATGGCGAAACTAGAAAGAAAAAATATCGTCCCGTCATTGTTAAGTTCAAAAAGTCATTTATTTGATATTGCTGGAATGAGAATAGTTTGTTCCTTTGTCAATGATATCTATGACATCTACGACCAGCTAATAAATCGAAAAGATATAAAAATCATGGAAGTAAAGGATTACATTAAGTGTCCGAAACCAAATGGGTATCAAAGTTTACATTTAATAGTCCAAATTCCTGTTACATTATCTCACGGAATTGAAAATGTTTATGCCGAAATTCAGCTTCGAACGTTAGCCATGGATTTTTGGGCTAGTTTGGAACATAAAATTTATTACAAATATGATAAAAGAATCCCTAACTATCTAGAGAAAGACCTATTAGAAGCATCGCAAACTGCTAAATTAATGGATGAAAAAATGATGAGTATTCACGATGAAGTCAAAAATTTACATTAA
- a CDS encoding TetR/AcrR family transcriptional regulator, whose product MPKQTFFNLPNNKKETLINAAMKEFSRVPLFEASISNIIKDAGIPRGSFYQYFEDKEDVFFFLLNENSKRDNEKFISILKEKDGDLFDSFIGFYHYMLIGFQNLENRNFFRNAFLNMNYKVENTLTRNVNEVNYKNRLSEIMVLISTEKLNITDEREIFHVLKIIMAVTFQNLIQNFAKDLPLDESVKNYTLDLSLLKKGFYKEVYK is encoded by the coding sequence ATGCCTAAACAAACCTTTTTTAATTTACCAAATAATAAAAAAGAAACCTTAATAAATGCTGCTATGAAAGAATTTTCAAGAGTTCCATTATTCGAAGCATCGATTTCCAATATTATTAAGGACGCCGGAATACCTAGGGGAAGCTTTTATCAATACTTTGAGGATAAAGAAGATGTTTTCTTCTTTTTATTAAATGAGAACTCCAAAAGGGACAATGAGAAGTTTATTTCGATATTAAAAGAAAAGGATGGCGATTTATTTGACTCATTTATCGGATTTTACCATTATATGTTAATTGGCTTTCAGAACCTAGAAAATCGCAACTTTTTTAGAAATGCCTTTTTGAATATGAATTATAAAGTTGAAAATACATTGACCCGAAATGTGAACGAGGTTAATTATAAAAATCGATTATCAGAAATCATGGTTTTAATAAGTACAGAAAAACTAAACATAACTGATGAACGAGAAATATTCCATGTCCTGAAGATTATCATGGCTGTGACGTTTCAAAATCTCATTCAAAATTTCGCAAAGGACCTCCCCTTGGATGAGTCGGTAAAAAACTATACTTTAGACCTTTCCTTACTTAAAAAAGGTTTTTATAAAGAGGTGTATAAATGA
- a CDS encoding ABC transporter ATP-binding protein, whose translation MGSGMMPGVMMAGAKAKDFKGSISKLIGYLGKHTRMIIFVCILAIISTVFTILGPKILGQATDELFTGIMRQIAGTGGINFGKIGEIILWLAGLYGVSALFSYLQGFVMSGVTAKVTFKLRNDISEKMHKLPLGYYDKVSHGDVLSRITNDVDTISQTLNQSITQIITSVASLIGIAIMMFSISWQLTLAALCILPLSMIVVIIVMKKSQRHFKDQQKFLGSVNGHVEEMFGSHVVVKAFGGEEDSSRIFGQYNESLYKSAWKANFLSGLMMPITAFIGNLSYVAICILGGYFAANGTMTIGGIQAFIQYVRSFTQPISQIASISNVLQQTAAAAERVFEFLDEPEEVKEEPNALSVNHNGAASNTDTLVNVEGHVDFNQVSFGYNPDKNIINSFSAKVKPGQKIAIVGPTGAGKSTIVKLLMRFYDVNNGAITIDGHDIRKFKRDELRSLFGMVLQDTWLFNGTIADNIRYGKLDASEEDVKNAAVAAQVDHFVRTLPDGYNMILNEEADNISQGQKQLLTIARAILADPKILILDEATSSVDTRTEILIQKAMDNLMKGRTSFVIAHRLSTIRNADLILVMRNGDIVEQGTHDELVSKNGVYTTLYNSQFESAV comes from the coding sequence ATGGGTAGCGGCATGATGCCCGGTGTCATGATGGCAGGTGCAAAAGCCAAAGACTTTAAAGGTTCGATATCGAAACTCATTGGATATTTGGGAAAGCATACACGGATGATTATTTTTGTATGTATTCTGGCCATTATCTCCACAGTGTTTACCATTCTGGGGCCAAAGATTTTGGGACAAGCCACCGATGAACTTTTTACCGGCATTATGAGGCAAATTGCAGGTACTGGTGGCATAAACTTTGGGAAAATTGGCGAGATTATTTTATGGTTGGCTGGATTATATGGTGTCAGTGCGCTTTTCTCTTATTTGCAAGGCTTTGTGATGTCGGGTGTAACTGCAAAGGTGACTTTTAAGCTGAGAAATGATATAAGCGAAAAAATGCACAAACTGCCCTTGGGATACTATGACAAGGTATCACATGGAGATGTGCTCAGCAGAATCACCAACGATGTGGACACGATCAGCCAAACCTTAAACCAAAGTATAACACAAATTATCACTTCGGTGGCCTCGCTCATAGGTATAGCCATCATGATGTTTTCCATCAGTTGGCAGCTTACTCTGGCTGCATTGTGCATTCTTCCTCTTTCCATGATTGTAGTCATTATAGTTATGAAAAAATCACAAAGGCATTTTAAAGACCAACAGAAGTTTCTTGGAAGCGTCAACGGACATGTAGAGGAAATGTTCGGCAGCCATGTAGTGGTAAAGGCCTTCGGCGGTGAAGAGGATTCGTCAAGAATCTTTGGGCAATATAACGAATCTCTTTATAAATCCGCATGGAAAGCAAACTTCCTATCGGGACTTATGATGCCTATAACCGCCTTTATTGGCAATCTCTCATATGTAGCCATCTGTATATTAGGCGGTTACTTTGCCGCTAACGGAACGATGACTATTGGCGGAATACAAGCCTTTATTCAATATGTACGTTCGTTTACGCAGCCTATTTCTCAAATTGCCAGTATCTCCAATGTTCTTCAGCAAACGGCTGCTGCCGCGGAGCGTGTATTTGAGTTTTTGGACGAACCAGAAGAAGTGAAGGAAGAGCCAAATGCTCTGTCCGTGAATCATAATGGTGCAGCGTCCAATACCGATACGCTGGTGAATGTAGAGGGTCATGTTGACTTTAATCAGGTTTCGTTTGGTTATAATCCAGATAAGAATATTATTAATTCTTTCAGCGCCAAAGTTAAGCCAGGGCAGAAGATCGCTATTGTCGGCCCAACCGGCGCAGGGAAGTCGACAATTGTGAAGCTGTTAATGCGTTTTTATGATGTCAACAACGGTGCGATCACAATTGACGGGCACGACATTCGAAAGTTCAAACGCGATGAACTTCGCTCATTATTTGGAATGGTTTTGCAGGACACATGGTTATTTAACGGCACGATTGCCGACAATATCCGCTATGGTAAGCTAGACGCTTCCGAAGAGGATGTGAAAAATGCGGCTGTAGCCGCACAGGTTGACCATTTTGTCCGAACATTGCCTGACGGATATAACATGATACTTAATGAAGAGGCTGATAATATATCACAAGGTCAAAAGCAACTGCTGACTATAGCCAGAGCCATTTTGGCAGACCCCAAAATATTAATTCTTGATGAAGCAACCAGCAGCGTGGATACACGTACCGAGATTTTGATCCAAAAAGCAATGGATAATCTGATGAAAGGGCGAACGAGCTTTGTGATTGCACATCGATTATCCACTATTCGAAACGCCGATTTGATATTAGTTATGCGTAATGGCGATATTGTTGAGCAGGGCACACATGATGAGCTTGTTAGCAAGAATGGTGTCTATACCACTCTTTACAACAGCCAATTTGAATCAGCAGTCTGA
- a CDS encoding ABC transporter ATP-binding protein, with protein sequence MIKLAKYLKPFIFGLISAIVLLFGQAISELSLPNYMSDIVNVGIQQNGIENSAPDAISQDGINLMTTFMTASEKQLVDENYELVSVTDKNADGKTYNSLYPEAVAQIFVKKNVDKAVNAGLDRAFEAATGTLMNVMQDMAEQPSDVNDGTESTVSNGIDLTQLYQAQPMLETLPESAVAAAHEKAVNNEASLKQSGIMFAKAFYDELGMDISGMQTAYILRIGLLMLAIALLGGLATVLVSLLSSRIAAGVARNLRKDVFDKIESFSNVEFDKFSVASLITRCTNDITQIQQLLMMGIRMICYAPIMGIGGVIMAVNKSISMSWIIAVACIVLVGMILVIMAIAMPKFKIIQNMVDKLNLVSRENLSGMTVIRAFGTKRHEKKRFEKANGDLTETNLFVNRVMVSLMPIMMLVMNGVTLIIVWVGAHHIASSTMQVGDMMAFMQYAIQIITAFLMLSMTFILVPRAAVSAGRIAEVLETKNSIDEPQNPKRFNATQKGLVEFKHVHFRYHGAEEDALSDVTFTAKPGETTAIIGSTGSGKTTIASLALRFYDVSKGQITVDGVDVREANLKDLRSKFGYVPQRGVLLSGTIASNIHYGKKDATDTDVETAAKVAQALEFISEKPEGLDSEIAQGGTNVSGGQKQRLSIARALAKEPEIFIFDDSFSALDLKTDAALRKALKEHTGDSTVIVVAQRVSTIMSAEQIIVLDEGKIVGCGTHKELLKNCPPYYEIASSQLSGEELA encoded by the coding sequence TTGATAAAGCTTGCAAAGTATTTAAAGCCATTTATTTTCGGATTGATTTCGGCTATTGTTCTTTTATTCGGACAAGCTATAAGCGAATTAAGTCTGCCGAACTATATGTCGGACATTGTAAATGTCGGTATTCAGCAAAACGGTATTGAAAACTCTGCTCCCGATGCGATCAGCCAGGACGGAATAAATCTAATGACCACCTTTATGACTGCCAGCGAAAAGCAGCTTGTTGATGAAAATTATGAGCTTGTATCCGTCACAGACAAGAATGCAGATGGAAAGACATATAACAGTCTTTACCCCGAGGCCGTTGCGCAGATTTTTGTGAAAAAGAATGTAGACAAGGCCGTTAATGCAGGACTTGATCGTGCCTTCGAAGCAGCAACGGGGACACTGATGAATGTCATGCAAGATATGGCAGAACAACCTAGTGATGTTAATGACGGCACTGAATCAACCGTTTCAAATGGTATCGACCTCACACAGCTTTATCAGGCACAACCGATGCTTGAGACGTTACCGGAATCTGCCGTTGCTGCTGCACACGAAAAAGCAGTCAATAACGAGGCCTCACTAAAGCAAAGCGGTATTATGTTCGCTAAGGCTTTTTACGATGAGTTAGGTATGGACATAAGCGGTATGCAGACCGCCTATATTCTTAGAATAGGTCTATTGATGCTTGCGATAGCCTTATTGGGTGGATTGGCCACGGTTTTGGTTAGCTTATTGTCTTCAAGAATTGCGGCTGGAGTCGCCCGGAATTTGCGTAAAGATGTGTTTGACAAAATTGAGAGCTTTTCAAATGTCGAATTTGATAAGTTCTCGGTAGCTTCCCTCATTACACGATGCACCAACGACATTACTCAAATACAACAGCTGCTCATGATGGGAATCAGAATGATCTGCTATGCACCGATCATGGGAATCGGCGGTGTCATTATGGCAGTAAACAAATCAATCTCCATGAGTTGGATTATCGCGGTTGCGTGCATCGTTCTTGTAGGCATGATTTTGGTTATTATGGCCATCGCCATGCCCAAATTTAAAATCATTCAAAACATGGTTGACAAACTGAATTTGGTTTCTAGAGAAAATTTAAGTGGCATGACGGTTATCCGTGCATTCGGTACAAAGAGGCATGAGAAGAAACGCTTTGAAAAGGCAAATGGGGATTTGACAGAAACAAATCTGTTTGTAAACCGCGTTATGGTGTCGCTGATGCCTATTATGATGCTCGTTATGAACGGCGTAACTCTGATCATTGTTTGGGTCGGCGCCCATCACATTGCAAGTTCTACCATGCAGGTTGGCGATATGATGGCATTTATGCAATATGCCATCCAAATCATTACGGCTTTCTTGATGCTTTCTATGACGTTTATTCTTGTCCCTCGGGCAGCGGTGTCGGCTGGTCGCATCGCCGAAGTGTTAGAAACGAAGAATTCCATTGATGAACCGCAGAACCCTAAACGTTTTAATGCTACTCAAAAAGGTCTTGTAGAGTTTAAGCATGTTCATTTTCGATATCATGGCGCGGAAGAAGACGCTCTAAGCGATGTTACATTTACTGCAAAACCGGGTGAAACAACTGCCATTATCGGCTCCACTGGTTCTGGAAAAACAACGATTGCGAGCTTGGCGCTTCGGTTTTATGATGTGAGCAAAGGTCAGATTACGGTCGATGGCGTGGATGTGCGAGAGGCAAATCTGAAGGATTTGCGTTCCAAATTCGGTTATGTACCGCAAAGAGGGGTGTTGCTCTCCGGGACTATTGCATCTAACATTCATTATGGCAAGAAAGACGCGACGGATACTGATGTGGAAACTGCGGCGAAAGTAGCGCAAGCACTGGAGTTTATATCTGAAAAACCGGAGGGTTTGGATTCGGAGATCGCTCAAGGCGGCACGAATGTTTCCGGTGGGCAAAAGCAGAGATTATCCATTGCGCGAGCATTGGCAAAGGAACCGGAAATCTTTATCTTTGACGACAGCTTCTCCGCTTTAGATCTCAAAACAGACGCAGCCTTGCGCAAAGCTCTGAAAGAACACACAGGCGACAGTACGGTCATCGTAGTGGCGCAAAGGGTAAGCACGATTATGAGCGCGGAACAAATTATCGTCCTGGATGAAGGCAAAATCGTTGGATGTGGAACACATAAGGAACTTTTGAAAAACTGCCCACCATATTATGAGATTGCCTCGTCGCAACTATCAGGGGAGGAATTAGCGTGA
- a CDS encoding MarR family transcriptional regulator codes for MAHCFWNVDASRSDLVDCIHPYVHILAGRCDPIRVITENTSCPDKKVYVSDIQSNLYITKPAVSQMLNTLEKKGYVIREIDKSDRRKIAVALTSEGQGVLRRTEEYSNKMPKNHFSFWGRKYVATHRTSNAFVGYIRRAEARVLTVRLRKGDDLLDKACKVFKAIYFRIDFGYCSFIRTSYKRIKSAELYVGHCKCRYSAKRY; via the coding sequence GTGGCTCATTGCTTTTGGAATGTGGACGCAAGCAGGAGCGATCTGGTTGATTGTATTCACCCATACGTACACATTCTGGCTGGTAGGTGCGATCCTATTAGGGTGATTACAGAGAATACCTCCTGCCCGGATAAAAAGGTTTATGTATCTGATATTCAAAGCAATCTCTACATTACAAAACCTGCCGTTTCACAAATGCTTAATACACTTGAAAAAAAGGGTTATGTCATCCGTGAGATTGACAAGAGTGATCGGCGAAAAATTGCAGTTGCGCTAACCTCTGAAGGACAGGGGGTTCTAAGAAGGACGGAAGAATACTCCAATAAAATGCCAAAAAACCATTTCTCGTTTTGGGGAAGAAAATACGTAGCAACTCATAGAACTTCTAACGCTTTTGTCGGATATATCCGAAGAGCTGAAGCGCGAGTCCTAACAGTAAGATTAAGAAAAGGAGACGATCTACTTGATAAAGCTTGCAAAGTATTTAAAGCCATTTATTTTCGGATTGATTTCGGCTATTGTTCTTTTATTCGGACAAGCTATAAGCGAATTAAGTCTGCCGAACTATATGTCGGACATTGTAAATGTCGGTATTCAGCAAAACGGTATTGA
- a CDS encoding TetR/AcrR family transcriptional regulator gives MPKQTFFNLPNNKKETLINAAMKEFSRAPLFEASISNIIKDAGIPRGSFYQYFEDKEDVFFFLLNENSKRDNEKFISILKEKDGDLFDSFIGFFHYMLMNFQNLENRNFFRNAFLNMNYKVENTLTRNVNEVNYKNRLSEIMVLISTEKLNITDEREIFHVLKIIMAVTFQNLIHNFARDLPLDESVKNYTLDLSLLKKGLYKEEYK, from the coding sequence ATGCCTAAACAAACCTTTTTTAATTTACCAAATAATAAAAAAGAAACCTTAATAAATGCTGCTATGAAAGAATTTTCAAGAGCTCCATTATTCGAAGCATCGATTTCCAATATTATTAAGGACGCTGGAATACCTAGGGGAAGCTTTTATCAATACTTTGAGGATAAAGAAGATGTTTTCTTCTTTTTATTAAATGAGAACTCCAAAAGGGACAATGAGAAGTTTATTTCGATATTAAAAGAAAAGGATGGCGATTTATTTGACTCATTTATCGGATTCTTCCATTATATGTTAATGAACTTTCAGAACTTAGAAAATCGCAACTTTTTTAGAAATGCCTTTTTGAATATGAATTATAAAGTAGAAAATACATTGACCCGAAATGTGAACGAGGTTAATTATAAAAATCGATTATCAGAAATCATGGTTTTAATAAGTACAGAAAAACTAAACATAACTGATGAACGAGAAATATTCCATGTTTTGAAGATTATCATGGCTGTGACGTTCCAAAATCTCATTCATAATTTCGCAAGGGACCTCCCATTGGATGAGTCGGTAAAAAACTATACTTTAGACCTTTCTTTACTTAAAAAAGGTCTTTATAAAGAGGAGTATAAATGA